In Planctomycetota bacterium, the genomic stretch CTTAAGGTCCAAAGCATAGAGGTTGAAGTCGTTTGAGCCGATGAAGACCACGCCGTCCACGATGGCGGGCGCCGACCATATCTTGTCGCCCGTCTCCTTGCGCCAGACGAGCTTGCCCGATTGCGCGTCAAGGGCGTAGACCGTCTTGTCGTCGCTGCCGAAAACGACGATGTTGGAGTTCACGGCGGCGGCGAAGCCGATCTTGCCTTTCGCATCAAAGTGCCAGAGCTCATCGCCTGTGTCGGCATTCAGGCAGAAGAGGCGGCCGCCCCACGTGCCGATGTAGACCCTGCCGCCGGCCACGACGGGCTGCGCGGTTGAGCGGCCGATCTCCTTGTCCCACGCGATCACCAGATCGGGGCTGATCGGCTCGTTGGAGAAGCTCGTGTGCGCGGGGTCGTGGGCGTAGCACGGCCATTCGTCCGCCAACGCGGCCCCGAGGCCGAAGGCGCCGGCGATCACGGCCAGAAGAGCGGTTCTCACGGTTACTCCCCCAGTCTGGCGGCTGCCTCAAGGAGCTTGCGGCGGGCCTGGTTGAACTCGGCGGGGTCGAGGGTGTAGTCGGTGAGGCTGCGGACGACGCTGCGGCAGATGGCATCGGCCTCCTGCGGCCTCTTCGCGGCCAGGAGGCGGAGGAGCTCGTAGTCCTCAATCCCGTCGCGCATCGCCTCGTAGCGGAGGCTATCGAGCGAGTGGAGCTTGTCCTCGGAGGACGGTGCGCCGCGGAGCTTGGCCACGCCGGGATAGACGAGCGTCGCGTCGCCCGGCGGGTCGCCGGGGTTCTGAAACGGGTTTCCCCACGAGGGGTTGAAGCCCCAGTGGAGGTAGCCGGTGGTGCCCGTGGCGAAGTTGGCCCAGTGGAGGAGCCGCGTCTTGATGAGCGGGTAGTCAATCAGGCGGTTCATGTACTTGCCGCGCGGGCGCTCGCAGGTATAGAACCACACCTCGTCGCCGGCGGCCTGGCGCTCCTGGAAGAACTTCATCTGGCGGTCGAGCTGGTCAAGGAGCGGCGCCCAGATGTCAAGCGCCCCGACGATGTTGGTCGCGCGGATGGCTTCGGCGCGGCGGAGCTTCGGGGCGTACTTCTTGACGAGCTGCCCCAGCCGCACATAGGCCGCCGCGTTGCTCCCCACCGGCTCGTCGGCCTGGAGCTGGATGTAGCTCTCCACCCAGCCCTTCTCCTCAAGATGCTTCTGGAAGGCGGGGAGGAACGCAGCAAGATACTTCTCAAAGGCATCCGTCATCACGAACACCCGCTTCCTCGCCTCTTCCTTCGAGGCTGGGTCCTCGGGCGCGGGGAATTGGCCTTTGGTGCCATCGGGCTTTGTGAGCGGGAGAGGGATGGCATAGAAGTCCTTGGACATCCATTCGTGGCGGCCTGCGAGCGCGGAGCCCATGACCCACGGCAGGCCCGCCTGGCGGAAGGTCTCGACCATACGGTCGAAGTTAGCGAAGTCAAACGCCACGGCGCCCTTCTCGTCCTGAACCGCGCGGACGGT encodes the following:
- a CDS encoding DUF4091 domain-containing protein; this translates as MKGSWLPAAVGELCVLAIGLGGARAAEIGLRVWAVDPLVKVLRTDEPPAAPPRSVIIEAARSEVENGQIAFRTTADVARLAASATVLKSAAGAELAMPRVRFVGYVPIKKNTEPHLAETGEQVLVAKAPVDLPDPLLEDSSISAKAGQTGAVWLTVAVPDDAAPGTYEGHVAIAADGVEQKVPLSVRVYAARVPRQMSLKVVNWYYPVVLTHMYQAPWWSEKHWKLIEADAASMAAHRQSVGHVTLHETVRAVQDEKGAVAFDFANFDRMVETFRQAGLPWVMGSALAGRHEWMSKDFYAIPLPLTKPDGTKGQFPAPEDPASKEEARKRVFVMTDAFEKYLAAFLPAFQKHLEEKGWVESYIQLQADEPVGSNAAAYVRLGQLVKKYAPKLRRAEAIRATNIVGALDIWAPLLDQLDRQMKFFQERQAAGDEVWFYTCERPRGKYMNRLIDYPLIKTRLLHWANFATGTTGYLHWGFNPSWGNPFQNPGDPPGDATLVYPGVAKLRGAPSSEDKLHSLDSLRYEAMRDGIEDYELLRLLAAKRPQEADAICRSVVRSLTDYTLDPAEFNQARRKLLEAAARLGE